A region from the Streptomyces lydicus genome encodes:
- a CDS encoding type I polyketide synthase — MADETKLRDYLGRVVAELHKTRQQLHAAESAEPEPLAIVSMSCHLPGGVLSPDDLWQLLTDGGDAITSFPTDRGWGSALPGNEDGRDGTRTEGGDTSARGGFLHDAAEFDPGFFGINPREALAMDPQQRLALETAWEAVERAGIHPTALRGSRTGTFIGANSQGYDAAMQAGDNPGTEGYLLTGGATSVVSGRIAYTLGLEGPAVTVDSACSSSLTALHMAGQALCNGDCTMALVGGVTVMPHPIGFYEFDRQRGLASDGRCKAFSAAADGMGMAEGAAMVLVTTRSHAERHGYPVLALIRGSAVNQDGGSNGLTAPNGPSQERVIRQALHNAQLSPEQVDAVEAHGTGTTLGDPIEAQALLATYGQDRPADRPLWLGSLKSNIGHTQAAAGVAGVIKAVLSLRHATLPRTLHVDEPSPHVDWGSGAVELLTEARPLPETGQPRRIGVSSFGISGTNAHLIVEEVPQTEQQTPVRTRLLPPVVPLPVSARTGEALRAQAERLAERVRADGTADMAGLGRSLATTRGSFEHRAVVLAADHDGFLAGLDALREGQTAAEVVRATVTPGLTAFLFSGQGAQRAGMGRELYAAFPVFAESLDAVVERLDTQLDRPLRDVLFGGGELLDQTAYTQAGLFALEVALFRLLESWGVRPDFLLGHSIGELAAAHVAGVLSLDDACTLVAARGRLMQALPSGGAMLAVEGDETEVAGALAPYGNRIGIAAVNGPTSVVISGDADAVAEMENAWRAEGRRVKRLAVSHAFHSPHMDAMLDAFASVAGKLSFAAPQLPIVSDVTGELADPQEIRTPGYWVRHVREAVRFADGITTLHAQGVTRFLEIGPDGVLTAMAESCLPEGSEPACLAACSRAGREEAGQLLRAVATLHTAGGEPDWATLFEGWGGTPVELPTYPFQRERYWPAPAAVKNLAAAGLGSAGHPLLGAMVSLADGDGAVLTGRLSTATHSWLADHVVLGSTLVPGTALVELALCAGEQADCPRLDELALRAPLVLPAEGGVQLQLRVGAPAEDGRRTVGVYARPDGSDEWTWHAEGTVSPDDAPAADGLVQWPPAGARPLSVDGWYEGAAAAGLAYGPAFRGLRAAWCTDDAVYAEVEVAGHDRAEAAGFGLHPALFDAALHAAGVAGMLPESDGVRLPFSWTGVTLHALGASSLRVRLAPAGPDTLTLTLADGTGVPVATVDSLVLRPTTAGQLPATAPRDSLFQVMWTPVRLSGEAQEEAGEYVTLPLDPEESAESVGGMAGRTRAVLDETLAVLCAWLSDDTGGARLVVRTRRAVPAGGVRVDPAAAAVWGLVRAAQSEHPDQFVLVDLDDGAEPDGWETAALALGEPQLAFREGDFLAPRLTRATGGRADRAPVLDPSGTVLITGGTGVLGGHVARHLVAEHGVRHLTLLSRRGAAAPGAAELVAELAEAGAEADVVACDTADRDALTAVLTRIVADRPLTGVVHAAGLVADATITSLTPEQLDVVLAPKVAAAVNLHELTQGSDLALFVLFSSASATFGTPGQGNYAAANAFLDGLAQHRVTHGLPATSVGWGLWAEASGITGHLAAADRARITRAGEALGTEEGLALLDAALSSEHPHLVALRLDHAVFRPAADAPHPLLRDDSRPRARRTARAAAAGAPPAGRSELSGRLAQLDEADQLRELTELVRGAAAVVLGHSSAALIAPRRPFAELGFDSLTAVELRNRLTSLTGLRLPSTLVFDHPSSAALAAHLRPRLLGVTGAPAGAAAQRAARTPDTEDDRLAIVAMSCRFPGGVESPEDLWRLVAEGTDAIGPLPGNRGWPVDALYDPEPGKSGKMYVREGGFVHDADTFDPAPFGISPREALAMDPQQRLMLEASWEAFERAGIDPNSLHGSRTGVFAGLMYHDYAGTMATLPEGTEAFLTTGTSGSVLSGRVSYTFGLEGPSVTVDTACSSSLVALHLAAQAIHNGECDMALAGGVTVLSTPAVFVDFSQQQGLAPDGRAKSFSATADGTSWAEGIGVFLVERLSDARRKGHPVLAVVRGSAVNQDGASNGLTAPNGPSQERVIHQALANAGLRASDVDAVEAHATGTRLGDPIEAQAVLATYGQDRPEGQPLFLGSLKSNVGHMQAAAGAGGVIKMVMAMRHGILPRTLHVTEPTGEVDWSAGEVELLTEARPWPDTRRPRRAGVSSFGVSGTNAHVILEEPEQLPAPQPETAPEQTGTLPFVLSAKSEDALREQAARLLTAVKETEPVPADVARSLVETRASLEHRSVVLARGTDELTTGLAALVAGVDTPGAVRRTGDAGRDGVVFVFPGQGSQWVGMAAELLDSSAVFRKRITECEQALAPFVDWSLTEVLHADGEQGRAWLDRVDVLQPVLWAVMVSIAELWGSAGVVPAAVVGNSQGEIAAAVVSGALSIEDGARVVALRSALAVEILAGRGGMVAVALPRAESAALIGPWGDELAVGGVNSPLTTIVSGATAALQGLLERCKERRIRAREIPAAFASHSPQAEVMKEGLLELLAPVAPLEPRVPFHSTVRGHRGDDAAAVSLDAAYWYDNMREEVLFEETVRQLLAEGRSLFIEMSPHPVMAGAVAETVEDAGARAAVLSSLRRGEGGSERWLRALAEAYVHGVDVRWDTVLQGRGGRRVELPTYAFQRARYWPESAPQVGAVGAAGLGAADHPLLAAAVSVAGDGSVLYTGRLSLAGQPWLADHAVLGTVLLPGTALVEVALRAGEAAGRPRLEELVLQAPLVVPPQEGLHLQVAVSAPGDDGTCAFNVYARPETAEPATPWTTHATGTLGDEVPCEAFDLAVWPPTGAEPVPVDGWYDGAAAAGYGYGPAFRGLRAAWRRGDEVFAEVVLDEQLQGSAGRFAVHPALLDATLHAIGAAGLLPDTGRIRLPFSWTGVSLYATGALGLRVRLTADRADTVTLRVADTAGRPVLAAEALATRSVTAAELRTVGDTARDCLFQLAWTEHKMPSATVDPQTWAVVGDDEAGLAERLADQATLLDWHPDLAALAEAVDAGRPAPDVVVWSVPGTSGGLAAAARTATTGALALLQEFLGDPRLAQATLVVATRGAVAADATEDLTDVAAAAARGLVRSAQSENPGRIVLVDLDGDLDGEDAKASLLRLPQLVDADEPQLALRAGKALVPRLTRATTAPAGPASRGAARVLITGGTGVLGAIVARHLAAQHGVRELLLLSRSGAKADGAAELVSELAELGARAEVVTCDAADRDELAAVLAAHPVTGVVHAAGVLDDGVIGTLTATQVNTVLRPKADAAVNLHELTRDNDLDMFVLFSSAAAIMGSPGQGNYAAANAFLDALAAYRRAEGLPAVSIGWGLWAPASGMTKHLDAADLAKAAGGGTALSAEEGMALLDAAHGAGGAAPAHLVAARFDLPALRAGAATHPVPAVLRGLVPVPVRRASDGEDAFVLRQKLTGLSEAERRRTLLELVRGQVAGVLGHASADAVDPERGFSELGFSSLTAIEIRNRLASATGLRLPTTLIFDCPTATELTNHLYAQLAVDGPAGEPPVLQSLAALESGLAAAPDDEETRERVLLRLQALLAKYNTHDADTIDTVDLGEASDEQMFALIDNNLGTDQ, encoded by the coding sequence ATGGCAGACGAGACGAAACTCAGGGACTACCTCGGCCGCGTGGTCGCCGAACTCCACAAGACCCGGCAGCAGTTGCACGCCGCCGAGTCCGCCGAGCCCGAACCCCTCGCCATCGTGTCGATGAGCTGCCACCTCCCAGGCGGCGTGCTCAGCCCCGACGACCTGTGGCAGCTGCTCACCGACGGCGGCGACGCCATCACCTCCTTCCCGACCGACAGGGGCTGGGGCTCCGCCCTGCCCGGCAACGAGGACGGCCGCGACGGTACGCGCACGGAGGGCGGCGATACGTCGGCGCGCGGCGGATTCCTGCACGACGCCGCCGAGTTCGATCCCGGCTTCTTCGGGATCAACCCGCGCGAGGCGCTCGCCATGGACCCGCAGCAGCGGCTCGCCTTGGAGACTGCATGGGAGGCCGTCGAGCGGGCCGGGATCCATCCGACGGCACTGCGCGGAAGTCGTACCGGCACTTTCATCGGCGCCAACAGCCAAGGCTACGACGCCGCCATGCAGGCCGGCGACAACCCCGGTACGGAGGGCTACCTTCTGACCGGCGGCGCCACCTCCGTGGTCTCGGGCCGCATCGCCTACACCCTCGGCCTCGAAGGCCCCGCCGTCACCGTCGACAGCGCCTGTTCGTCCTCGCTGACCGCCCTGCACATGGCCGGCCAGGCACTGTGCAACGGCGACTGCACCATGGCGCTGGTCGGCGGTGTCACCGTGATGCCGCACCCCATCGGCTTCTACGAGTTCGACCGCCAGCGGGGCCTCGCCTCCGACGGCCGCTGCAAGGCGTTCTCGGCCGCCGCCGACGGCATGGGCATGGCCGAGGGCGCGGCGATGGTCCTGGTGACCACCCGTTCCCACGCCGAGCGCCACGGCTACCCCGTCCTCGCCCTGATCCGCGGCTCCGCCGTCAACCAGGACGGCGGCTCCAACGGCCTGACCGCCCCCAACGGCCCCTCCCAGGAGCGGGTCATCCGCCAGGCGCTGCACAACGCCCAACTCTCGCCGGAGCAGGTCGACGCCGTCGAGGCGCATGGCACTGGCACCACCCTCGGTGACCCGATCGAGGCCCAAGCGCTGCTCGCCACGTACGGCCAGGACCGCCCGGCCGACCGCCCTCTGTGGCTCGGCTCCCTGAAGTCCAACATCGGCCACACCCAGGCCGCCGCCGGAGTCGCCGGAGTCATCAAGGCCGTCCTCTCGCTGCGCCACGCGACCCTCCCGCGCACCCTGCACGTCGACGAGCCGTCCCCGCACGTCGACTGGGGGTCCGGCGCGGTGGAACTCCTCACTGAGGCCAGGCCCCTGCCGGAGACCGGGCAGCCGCGCCGCATCGGGGTGTCCTCGTTCGGCATCAGCGGCACGAACGCCCACCTCATCGTGGAGGAGGTGCCGCAGACGGAGCAGCAGACGCCGGTACGCACGCGGCTGCTGCCGCCGGTCGTGCCGCTGCCGGTCTCCGCCCGGACGGGCGAGGCGCTGCGGGCGCAGGCGGAGCGACTGGCGGAGCGCGTCCGTGCGGACGGGACCGCCGACATGGCCGGCCTCGGCCGTTCGCTGGCGACGACCCGGGGGTCCTTCGAGCATCGCGCGGTGGTCCTCGCCGCCGACCACGATGGCTTCCTGGCCGGCCTGGACGCACTGCGCGAGGGCCAGACGGCCGCCGAGGTCGTCCGGGCCACGGTGACGCCGGGACTGACGGCGTTCCTGTTCTCCGGGCAGGGGGCGCAGCGTGCCGGGATGGGCCGGGAGCTGTATGCGGCGTTCCCGGTGTTCGCGGAGTCGTTGGACGCGGTGGTGGAGCGGCTGGACACTCAACTGGATCGCCCGCTGCGCGACGTCCTCTTCGGCGGAGGGGAGCTCCTCGACCAGACCGCCTACACGCAGGCGGGGCTGTTCGCGCTGGAGGTTGCGCTGTTCCGGCTGCTGGAGTCGTGGGGCGTGCGCCCGGACTTCCTGCTCGGGCATTCGATCGGTGAGCTGGCGGCCGCGCACGTTGCCGGGGTGCTGTCGCTTGACGATGCGTGCACGTTGGTCGCGGCGCGTGGCCGGCTGATGCAGGCGTTGCCGTCGGGTGGGGCGATGCTCGCGGTGGAGGGGGACGAGACCGAGGTTGCCGGCGCCCTCGCCCCGTACGGGAACCGGATCGGCATTGCGGCGGTCAACGGGCCGACCTCGGTGGTGATCTCTGGTGACGCGGATGCCGTTGCGGAGATGGAGAATGCCTGGCGCGCCGAGGGCCGCCGGGTCAAGCGGCTGGCCGTCTCGCATGCCTTCCACTCGCCGCACATGGACGCGATGCTCGACGCGTTCGCATCCGTGGCGGGGAAACTGAGCTTCGCGGCCCCGCAGCTGCCGATCGTCTCCGACGTCACCGGCGAGCTCGCCGACCCGCAGGAGATCCGGACCCCCGGCTACTGGGTGCGCCATGTCCGCGAGGCGGTCCGCTTCGCCGATGGGATCACCACCCTGCACGCTCAGGGCGTCACCCGTTTCCTGGAGATCGGCCCCGACGGCGTTCTCACCGCCATGGCCGAGAGCTGCCTCCCCGAGGGTTCCGAACCCGCCTGCCTCGCCGCCTGCTCCCGCGCCGGGCGCGAGGAGGCCGGGCAGCTGCTGCGAGCCGTCGCCACCCTGCACACCGCAGGCGGCGAACCCGACTGGGCCACGCTCTTCGAAGGCTGGGGTGGCACCCCGGTCGAGCTGCCCACGTACCCCTTCCAGCGGGAGCGGTACTGGCCCGCGCCCGCCGCGGTCAAGAACCTCGCCGCCGCGGGCCTCGGCAGCGCCGGGCACCCCCTGCTCGGCGCCATGGTCTCACTGGCCGACGGCGACGGAGCCGTGCTGACCGGCCGCCTCTCCACCGCCACGCACTCCTGGCTCGCCGACCACGTAGTCCTGGGCTCCACGCTCGTCCCCGGCACCGCGCTCGTCGAGCTGGCGCTGTGCGCCGGTGAGCAGGCCGACTGCCCCCGTCTCGACGAACTGGCCCTGCGCGCCCCGCTCGTCCTACCCGCGGAGGGCGGCGTGCAGCTTCAACTGCGCGTGGGCGCCCCGGCCGAGGACGGCCGCCGCACGGTCGGCGTGTACGCACGCCCCGACGGCAGCGACGAGTGGACCTGGCACGCCGAGGGCACCGTCTCGCCGGACGACGCCCCCGCGGCCGACGGCCTCGTCCAGTGGCCCCCGGCCGGCGCCCGGCCGTTGTCCGTCGACGGCTGGTACGAGGGCGCGGCCGCGGCCGGACTCGCCTACGGGCCCGCCTTCCGCGGCTTGCGCGCCGCCTGGTGCACCGACGACGCGGTGTACGCCGAGGTCGAGGTAGCCGGGCACGACCGCGCCGAGGCCGCCGGATTCGGCCTGCACCCGGCCCTGTTCGACGCGGCCCTGCACGCCGCGGGCGTCGCCGGGATGCTGCCGGAGTCGGACGGTGTCCGGCTGCCGTTCTCCTGGACCGGCGTCACGCTGCACGCGCTGGGCGCGTCGTCCCTGCGGGTGCGCCTGGCGCCGGCCGGCCCGGACACGCTCACCCTGACCCTCGCCGACGGCACGGGCGTCCCCGTCGCCACCGTCGACTCACTGGTCCTGCGCCCGACGACGGCCGGGCAGCTGCCCGCCACCGCACCGCGCGACAGCCTGTTCCAGGTGATGTGGACGCCCGTCCGGCTCAGCGGGGAAGCCCAAGAGGAGGCGGGGGAGTACGTCACCCTGCCCCTTGACCCCGAGGAGTCGGCCGAGTCCGTCGGCGGCATGGCAGGCCGGACCCGCGCGGTCCTCGACGAGACGCTGGCCGTGCTGTGCGCCTGGCTGAGCGACGACACCGGCGGCGCCAGGCTGGTGGTGCGCACCCGCCGTGCCGTTCCCGCGGGAGGCGTTCGCGTCGACCCCGCTGCCGCCGCGGTCTGGGGCCTCGTACGGGCGGCCCAGTCGGAGCACCCGGACCAGTTCGTCCTGGTGGACTTGGACGACGGTGCGGAACCCGACGGTTGGGAGACCGCCGCACTGGCTCTGGGCGAACCCCAACTCGCCTTCCGTGAAGGAGATTTCCTCGCCCCGAGACTCACCCGCGCCACAGGCGGGCGGGCGGACAGGGCCCCTGTCCTCGATCCCTCCGGAACCGTCCTCATCACAGGCGGCACCGGCGTCCTCGGCGGACACGTCGCCCGGCACCTGGTCGCCGAGCACGGCGTACGGCACCTGACCCTGCTCAGCAGGCGCGGTGCCGCGGCGCCGGGAGCCGCCGAACTGGTCGCGGAACTCGCCGAAGCGGGCGCGGAGGCCGACGTCGTCGCGTGTGACACTGCGGACCGCGACGCGCTCACCGCCGTCCTCACCCGCATCGTGGCGGACCGCCCGCTCACCGGTGTGGTGCACGCGGCGGGCCTGGTGGCCGACGCCACCATCACCTCGCTGACGCCCGAACAGCTCGACGTCGTACTCGCCCCGAAGGTCGCGGCGGCGGTCAACCTGCACGAGTTGACCCAGGGCAGTGATCTCGCCCTGTTCGTCCTGTTCTCCTCGGCATCTGCCACCTTCGGCACCCCTGGGCAGGGCAACTACGCCGCCGCCAATGCCTTCCTCGACGGCCTCGCCCAGCACCGTGTCACGCACGGCCTGCCCGCCACCTCCGTCGGCTGGGGTCTGTGGGCCGAGGCCAGCGGCATCACCGGGCACCTCGCCGCCGCCGACCGGGCGCGCATCACCCGGGCCGGCGAGGCCCTCGGCACTGAGGAGGGCCTCGCCCTCCTCGACGCGGCCCTCTCCTCCGAGCACCCCCACCTGGTGGCGCTGCGTCTCGACCACGCCGTGTTCCGGCCGGCGGCCGACGCCCCGCACCCGCTGCTGCGGGACGACTCCCGCCCCCGTGCCCGCCGCACCGCCCGAGCGGCAGCCGCGGGCGCACCGCCCGCCGGACGCTCCGAACTCTCCGGCCGCCTCGCCCAGTTGGACGAAGCAGACCAGCTGCGGGAACTGACCGAGCTGGTGCGCGGCGCCGCCGCGGTCGTCCTCGGTCATTCCTCGGCCGCGCTGATCGCCCCCCGGCGTCCCTTCGCGGAGCTCGGCTTCGACTCGCTGACCGCCGTCGAACTGCGCAACCGCCTCACCTCCCTGACCGGCCTGCGCCTGCCGTCCACCCTGGTCTTCGACCACCCCAGTTCAGCCGCGCTCGCCGCCCACCTGCGGCCGCGGTTGCTGGGAGTCACCGGCGCACCGGCGGGGGCCGCCGCCCAGCGTGCCGCCCGCACCCCGGACACAGAGGACGACCGCCTCGCGATCGTCGCGATGAGCTGTCGCTTCCCCGGCGGCGTGGAGAGCCCGGAAGACCTGTGGCGGCTCGTCGCGGAGGGCACCGACGCGATCGGCCCGCTGCCCGGCAACCGGGGCTGGCCGGTCGACGCGCTCTACGACCCGGAGCCCGGCAAGAGCGGCAAGATGTACGTCCGCGAGGGCGGCTTCGTCCATGACGCGGACACCTTCGACCCGGCGCCCTTCGGCATCTCGCCGCGCGAGGCCCTCGCCATGGACCCACAGCAGCGGCTCATGCTGGAGGCCAGCTGGGAGGCGTTCGAGCGGGCCGGGATCGACCCGAACTCGCTGCACGGCAGCCGCACCGGTGTCTTCGCCGGCCTGATGTACCACGACTACGCCGGAACCATGGCGACCCTCCCCGAGGGCACCGAGGCGTTCCTCACCACCGGTACCTCCGGCAGCGTCCTGTCGGGCCGCGTCTCCTACACCTTCGGGCTCGAAGGCCCGTCGGTGACCGTCGACACCGCCTGCTCCTCCTCCCTGGTCGCCCTGCACCTGGCCGCTCAGGCCATCCACAACGGCGAGTGCGACATGGCGCTCGCCGGTGGCGTCACCGTCCTGTCCACCCCCGCCGTGTTCGTCGACTTCAGCCAGCAGCAGGGCCTGGCCCCCGACGGCCGCGCCAAGTCGTTCTCCGCCACCGCGGACGGCACCAGCTGGGCTGAGGGCATCGGCGTGTTCCTCGTGGAGCGGCTCTCCGACGCCCGCCGCAAGGGCCACCCCGTCCTCGCGGTCGTCCGTGGCTCCGCGGTCAACCAGGACGGCGCGTCCAACGGACTCACCGCCCCCAACGGCCCTTCGCAGGAGCGGGTCATCCACCAGGCCCTCGCCAACGCCGGGCTGCGCGCCTCCGACGTGGACGCCGTCGAGGCACACGCCACCGGCACCCGCCTCGGCGACCCGATCGAGGCGCAGGCGGTTCTCGCCACGTACGGCCAGGATCGCCCCGAGGGGCAGCCGCTGTTCCTGGGCTCCCTCAAGTCGAACGTCGGCCACATGCAGGCCGCGGCCGGCGCCGGCGGCGTGATCAAGATGGTCATGGCCATGCGCCACGGGATACTGCCCAGGACGCTGCACGTGACGGAGCCGACCGGCGAGGTCGACTGGTCCGCCGGTGAGGTGGAACTGCTGACCGAGGCCCGGCCGTGGCCCGATACCCGCAGGCCGCGCCGCGCAGGTGTCTCCTCGTTCGGCGTGAGCGGTACGAACGCGCACGTCATCCTGGAGGAGCCCGAGCAGCTCCCCGCTCCGCAGCCCGAGACCGCCCCCGAGCAGACCGGCACCCTGCCCTTCGTGCTCTCCGCGAAGAGCGAGGACGCTCTGCGCGAGCAGGCGGCCCGGCTGCTCACCGCGGTCAAGGAAACCGAGCCCGTACCGGCCGACGTGGCCAGGTCGCTCGTCGAGACGCGCGCCTCGCTGGAGCACCGCTCCGTGGTCCTCGCCCGAGGCACCGACGAGCTGACCACCGGCCTGGCCGCCCTCGTCGCGGGCGTCGATACCCCCGGCGCCGTGCGCCGCACCGGCGACGCGGGTCGCGACGGCGTGGTGTTCGTCTTCCCCGGCCAAGGCTCCCAGTGGGTCGGCATGGCAGCCGAACTCCTCGACTCCTCAGCGGTGTTCCGGAAGCGGATCACGGAGTGCGAGCAGGCGCTGGCCCCGTTCGTGGACTGGTCGCTGACCGAGGTGCTGCACGCCGACGGCGAGCAGGGCCGGGCCTGGCTCGACCGGGTCGACGTCCTCCAGCCCGTGCTGTGGGCCGTCATGGTGTCGATCGCCGAACTGTGGGGCTCGGCCGGTGTGGTGCCCGCCGCGGTGGTGGGCAATTCACAGGGCGAAATCGCCGCCGCCGTGGTGTCGGGCGCGCTGAGCATCGAGGACGGCGCTCGCGTCGTCGCGCTGCGCAGCGCCCTCGCCGTCGAGATCCTCGCCGGCCGCGGCGGCATGGTCGCCGTCGCACTGCCGCGCGCGGAATCGGCGGCGCTGATCGGGCCATGGGGCGACGAACTGGCCGTGGGTGGCGTCAACAGCCCCCTGACCACCATCGTTTCCGGCGCCACCGCAGCACTTCAGGGCCTGCTGGAGCGCTGCAAGGAGCGCCGGATCCGGGCCCGCGAGATCCCGGCCGCCTTCGCGTCGCACTCGCCGCAGGCGGAGGTCATGAAGGAGGGACTGCTGGAACTGCTCGCGCCGGTCGCCCCGCTGGAGCCCCGGGTCCCCTTCCACTCGACGGTGCGCGGACACCGCGGGGACGACGCCGCGGCCGTGTCCCTGGACGCCGCGTACTGGTACGACAACATGCGCGAGGAGGTCCTGTTCGAGGAGACCGTCCGCCAGTTGCTGGCTGAGGGGCGGTCCCTGTTCATCGAGATGAGCCCGCACCCGGTCATGGCGGGCGCCGTCGCGGAGACGGTCGAGGATGCGGGCGCCCGCGCCGCCGTCCTCTCCAGCCTGCGGCGCGGGGAGGGCGGCTCGGAGCGCTGGCTCCGGGCCCTGGCGGAGGCGTACGTCCACGGGGTCGACGTCCGCTGGGACACGGTCCTGCAGGGGCGCGGCGGACGCCGCGTCGAACTGCCCACGTACGCGTTCCAACGTGCCCGGTACTGGCCCGAGAGTGCCCCGCAGGTGGGCGCGGTCGGTGCCGCCGGCCTCGGTGCCGCCGACCACCCGCTGCTGGCCGCCGCCGTGTCCGTGGCCGGGGACGGCAGCGTCCTGTACACCGGCCGGCTCTCCTTGGCCGGGCAGCCGTGGCTGGCCGACCACGCCGTCCTCGGCACCGTCCTGCTGCCCGGTACCGCCCTGGTGGAGGTGGCGCTGCGGGCCGGGGAGGCTGCGGGTCGCCCCCGCCTGGAGGAACTGGTGCTTCAGGCGCCCCTCGTCGTACCGCCGCAGGAGGGACTGCACCTTCAGGTCGCGGTGAGCGCCCCGGGCGACGACGGCACATGCGCGTTCAACGTGTACGCGCGGCCGGAGACCGCCGAGCCGGCCACGCCGTGGACCACGCACGCGACGGGCACTCTCGGCGACGAGGTTCCCTGCGAGGCGTTCGACCTCGCGGTGTGGCCTCCGACGGGTGCCGAGCCCGTCCCCGTGGACGGCTGGTACGACGGCGCGGCCGCCGCCGGCTACGGCTACGGTCCCGCCTTCCGCGGGCTGCGCGCCGCCTGGCGGCGCGGCGACGAGGTGTTCGCCGAGGTCGTCCTCGACGAACAACTGCAGGGAAGCGCGGGACGGTTCGCCGTCCACCCCGCCCTGCTCGACGCCACCCTGCACGCGATCGGCGCCGCCGGGCTGCTGCCCGACACCGGCCGCATCCGGCTGCCGTTCTCCTGGACCGGCGTCAGCCTGTACGCCACCGGGGCGCTCGGCCTGCGGGTGCGGCTCACCGCCGACAGGGCCGACACGGTCACCCTCCGGGTGGCCGACACCGCCGGCCGCCCCGTACTGGCCGCCGAGGCGCTGGCGACCAGGAGCGTGACCGCCGCGGAGCTGCGCACGGTCGGGGACACTGCCCGGGACTGCCTGTTCCAACTGGCCTGGACCGAGCACAAGATGCCCTCGGCCACCGTGGACCCGCAGACCTGGGCGGTCGTCGGGGACGACGAGGCGGGGCTCGCCGAACGGCTGGCCGACCAGGCCACCCTGCTCGACTGGCACCCGGACCTCGCCGCCCTCGCCGAAGCCGTCGACGCCGGCCGCCCCGCGCCGGACGTCGTCGTGTGGTCGGTGCCCGGGACGAGCGGCGGCCTCGCCGCCGCTGCCCGTACCGCCACCACGGGCGCTCTCGCCCTCCTCCAGGAGTTCCTCGGCGACCCCCGCCTCGCGCAGGCCACCCTGGTGGTCGCCACCCGAGGCGCCGTGGCCGCCGACGCCACCGAGGACCTCACCGACGTCGCAGCCGCCGCCGCACGGGGCCTGGTGCGCTCGGCGCAGAGCGAGAACCCGGGCCGGATCGTGCTCGTGGACCTTGACGGCGACCTTGACGGCGAAGACGCCAAGGCGTCCCTGCTCCGGCTGCCGCAACTCGTGGACGCCGACGAACCCCAACTTGCGCTGCGCGCCGGGAAGGCGCTCGTCCCGCGCCTCACCCGCGCCACGACCGCACCCGCCGGGCCGGCCTCCCGCGGCGCCGCACGCGTCCTGATCACCGGCGGCACCGGCGTCCTGGGCGCGATCGTCGCCCGCCACCTGGCCGCCCAGCACGGGGTGCGCGAGCTGCTGCTGCTCAGCCGGAGCGGCGCGAAGGCGGACGGAGCGGCCGAACTCGTCTCGGAACTGGCCGAACTGGGAGCCCGTGCGGAGGTCGTCACCTGTGACGCCGCCGACCGCGACGAGCTCGCCGCGGTCCTCGCGGCGCACCCGGTCACCGGCGTCGTGCATGCCGCGGGAGTCCTCGACGACGGCGTCATCGGCACCCTGACGGCCACACAGGTCAACACGGTGCTGCGGCCCAAGGCCGACGCCGCCGTCAACCTGCACGAGCTGACCCGCGACAACGACCTCGACATGTTCGTCCTGTTCTCCTCGGCGGCCGCCATCATGGGCTCCCCGGGACAGGGCAACTACGCCGCGGCCAACGCCTTCCTGGACGCCCTCGCCGCCTACCGGCGCGCCGAGGGACTGCCCGCCGTGTCGATCGGCTGGGGCCTGTGGGCGCCGGCCAGCGGCATGACCAAGCACCTGGATGCCGCGGACCTGGCCAAGGCGGCCGGCGGCGGTACCGCCCTGTCGGCGGAGGAGGGCATGGCCCTGCTCGATGCCGCCCACGGCGCGGGCGGTGCCGCTCCCGCGCACCTCGTCGCGGCCCGCTTCGACCTGCCCGCGCTGCGGGCCGGCGCGGCCACCCACCCCGTGCCGGCCGTGCTGCGCGGCCTGGTGCCGGTCCCGGTGCGCCGGGCGTCGGACGGCGAGGACGCGTTCGTCCTGCGTCAGAAGCTGACCGGGCTGTCCGAGGCCGAACGGCGCCGGACGCTCCTGGAACTCGTCCGTGGCCAGGTGGCGGGCGTGCTCGGACATGCGAGCGCCGACGCCGTCGACCCCGAACGGGGCTTCAGCGAGCTGGGTTTCAGCTCCCTGACCGCCATCGAGATACGCAACCGGCTGGCCTCCGCCACCGGACTGCGGCTCCCGACCACTCTGATCTTCGACTGTCCGACGGCGACCGAGCTGACCAACCACCTGTACGCACAGCTGGCGGTCGACGGTCCGGCGGGCGAGCCCCCGGTGCTCCAGAGCCTCGCGGCGCTGGAATCCGGCCTCGCCGCCGCACCGGACGACGAAGAGACGCGGGAGAGGGTCCTGCTGCGACTGCAGGCCCTCCTCGCCAAGTACAACACGCACGACGCCGACACCATCGACACGGTGGACCTCGGAGAGGCCAGTGACGAGCAGATGTTCGCGTTGATCGACAACAACCTGGGGACAGATCAGTGA